TGGACTTGAAAGCTTCATGAAGAGGAGCAGCCTCCTTAAGGACCTGGGGGCTTCAAGGCAGACCACGCTGGACTCATTCTTCAGCTGACCCCGACGGGACCCCCATGATTCAAAGGAAAATTAGACCTCACTTCATGTATTAAGGATCCAGAAATTTGATAAAGAATGTGATGAACATGAAACTTAGATTCAGAAGACCATCCCCTGAAACAAGGAGGGCTGTCTGCAGGGCAGCGCTCTACGATGATATACCCAACCCTGAAGAGAGGATAAAGGAGATCACCGGACATGAGGCTGCCCTCCTGGTGAACAGTGGCAGCGCAACCATACTCCTTGTTGCATCACGCCTCGAGGGTTCCATACTTATACCGGACCAGGGTGGGTGGCGTGGCTTCAGGAGGATTCCGCCGATACCTGGAAGGAAAACCATCCCCCTTAAGACAGAAAGGGGTCTGATCAGCCCCGAGACCCTTGAATCGGCCCTTGAAGAGACAGGGGCCTCGGCACTCCTTGTAACAAGCTTCGCAGGTTACACCGCTGAACAGCCCATCAAGGAACTGGGGGAGGTGTGCAGGTCCCATGGCGCCATCCTCGTGGAGGATGCCTCAGGCAGCGTCTCGGACCCTGAGGGGAGGCTGTGCAACGGGAGGTACAGTGACATCATCCTTGCATCAACGGGTTCCCCGAAGACCGTCAATGCTGGTGGCGGCGGATTCGTATCAACATCCATCCCCGGCTTCCTTGAGAGGGACGCCCTTGTCTCATGCCTCAGGGCAGACCCCTATGTGAGGGCTGCCGTCGC
The sequence above is drawn from the Methanothermobacter wolfeii genome and encodes:
- a CDS encoding DegT/DnrJ/EryC1/StrS family aminotransferase, which produces MNMKLRFRRPSPETRRAVCRAALYDDIPNPEERIKEITGHEAALLVNSGSATILLVASRLEGSILIPDQGGWRGFRRIPPIPGRKTIPLKTERGLISPETLESALEETGASALLVTSFAGYTAEQPIKELGEVCRSHGAILVEDASGSVSDPEGRLCNGRYSDIILASTGSPKTVNAGGGGFVSTSIPGFLERDALVSCLRADPYVRAAVALELESAGVNLRETLRACSYLKKNLEGALHPERRGVNVIIPSEDPRRDARVLRGLVNADGRSIFTACPLYDRVLEDAVAVEVKNLDVRCLTDENLEGLVEIIRGVIPEPS